A stretch of DNA from Sugiyamaella lignohabitans strain CBS 10342 chromosome B, complete sequence:
GATTCGGGCAAATGCGATGATATCATTAGCAATTACAAGGTCTGTATGAAGGGCTTTGGCTTCAATGtgtaaatatattcacTGATTTTGCAGTTGCGCTCCTTATTTATCCCCACTCATCACTAGAAATTTGTTAATACGCCTGTTGTTCATTTAATGGTGTATACTTTCTGTTCTCGCAGAGGCCACCAGTTGTAAATAGatgaaaaatcaaattaaTAAAACATTACAAAGCaaagcaaaaagaaaagaattaCATAAGACCATTCGAGGTTGTAGCAGAACTAGTTCTGTTGGCAAATAAAGATCGAAGACTTGAGCGACTCATCAGAAATGATAGTTTGAGTAATAGAGCCAAGGAATTCACCCTCAGATCTGCTGTTGTGTTGGGTATAGCTAGCTATGATAACAATATCGCGAGTCAATGGTTCACCGCTGAAGCTATTGTTAATGTTCGACCTAAgatcttcttgagaagaaTGTAACAGCTTGACTCTTGACCGAAACTCGGCACTCGAGTATGCATCAACGACTTGGGTCACGTAGTCCCAAGATTCCGAGCTATTTATCGtggcatcatcatcaccaccattgTGTCCATCTTTTGATGGAGGGTGAATGACATCAACAGTCAATTGCACAAATGGACTCTCAGTCAGCTGCAAGGCAATGTGGAGCGTAAGCTTATCATTGGGCTCGGTACTGGAAATGATAGCATGAATACGACGACTAACAGACCTCGACGACCACGATTTGCTTTCTTCAGAAGTAACTGGAACGCTAATACCGCGATCAATAAACAAGCCAAGGTTACATCCTGTAGGGTGGCCAAATACTTCGTGAAAGTATGGAGGATATTGAGTAGTATTCCAGGCGCCAGAAGCTGTGATGACGCCATCAGGAGACTCTGTTCTCGTCACTGTTTGGTCAAGTGTGAGGAGAATAAGATCGTTCAAGTCCGTATGGCGATTGACAATGTAAGATGCCTGGTCTCCTTCGGTTATATATGCCAGATCACCCGAAAAGAGAACGTTATGAATTTGACTAAATGCGCTTACCACGCTAAGAAGCGAATCATTCTTAATATCTGACTGAGTATCAGAAGTAACTTGTATCAAATTCGATGGTCTTTGTGATAACTCACAAAGTCTGACTCCGTGAATCTTTAGCTGTTCTGTACGAGCATCATCATTGGAAAATAGTTGGACAAGTGTCATAAGCACAGAAATGGCTTCAGCATCCCTAATATGAGCAATGATCTTGGCAATACGTGATGACGGGATAGTGGAACCGTTGACCGACAAGTTATGTCGCCTCTCCAAACTACGGGCTCTGGCAAGCTTTTGGCGATAAGATACTGGGTAAACAAGCATAGTCAAAGGCGTAGTTAAAAAGGTTGTCACCAAAGTCATGACAATAAACATGGTGAAGACCTTGGCGCTGATAATGTGGGCATTCAAACCAGTGGTAAGCACGACAATCTCAACAATACCTTTACAAGACATCAAAACACCTACAGTGAGCGATTCTTGCCATTTCAAACCATTTAGTCTACTACCAAGGGTACCACCAGTCACCTTGCCAATAAAGGCAATGGCAATAATGGCAATAACGTAACCCCAAGATTTGCCGTCGTTGAGGAGACCGATATTTGCACTCAGACCAGCCAAGGCAAAATATTGTGGAATTAGAATAACAGTAACAAAGTCTTCAATTTTCTCAGTAAGTTTAACCACAAAATCGTTTTCTCTTGGGATAATGACTCCCACAATGAAAGCACCAAAAATAGGGTGTACTCCGATAATATCAGTATAAAATGAAGACACAAGCACAAGAATCAGAATAGCACACACGTCAAATTGCGAGGGTCCTCTTTCAAAGCCACCTGATTTGCGCAAGTAAAGAGTCAATAGTTTTCTCACACCGAAATAGAGAAGTAAAAACCAAGctaccactagcagcacAATATAGAGGGCATTGATACCTTTTTTGGTCGAATTGGCCAATGTGATAGTAAGGGCAAGTAGGATCCAGCCCACAAGATCGTTAGCAATACCTGCCGATAGAACAATCACACCAACACGGTCACGCAACAGTCTGAGCTCGGTCAATATCCGGGCTAATACAGGTAGAGCGGTAATTGAGAGAGCTACAGCCACGAAGAGCGAGTACACACCGAAGTTGACTACATGAGCACCTCCTGCTTCATGATTGTAGATACCAATAGCAACTACAAATCCAAGACCGAATGGAATTAACATTCCTAGAGCACCAACTGTCAAAGCGATATACAGATTTTTTCTGACATATCCAAGGTCAACTTCAAGACCgacaataaataagaacATGATCAAGCCAAGATTGGCAACGACGGTAATATTAGGAATTGAAGCAGTAGGAAAGATTGTGTTTGTGAAATTAGGCACATGACCCATGACTGATGGCCCCAATATGATCCCTGTAATAACCTCAGCAATTACTCGAGGTTGTTTTAGATACGACAATGGCCAGTGAAGCAATCTACTcaaagtaataataataaacgaCTGAACAATGAACAATGCCAAtggatctgatgatgaatatATAAACGGATTCCTGCCTCCTAATACCCCAGACTGTGAAAGAGTACTGGTAGGAACCCcagtaggagcagcagtggcagcagcggtaGTAGCCATGGTCACCCTACTTTGACAATTATCAGACGAACAAACTACTAATCAACACAATATCAAATTCccagcaaaaataaattatatttcGGTTTGATTCACCAAAGTTATCAATtcaccaaaccaaaacGTTAAAGCGTGGATCTCAGAACTTTATTCCCTCAGCTGAAGCTACCCCTGGCGAAGTTTAAATTGTCCCACTTGAACCCAAAACCCTGATAATGAATATAACGATTTTAGATCGAAATTAGTTTTTCCTATAAAAGAGATGATTCACTATCTCAGAAACCGAGAAACTGTTTTGCAAAAAACCCTTACAGAATTTTCTCAACACGGACGACGTAAACCAAAAGCATGAGTTCAATACGAACAACGAACGGGGTAATTGTGCATATACCTACATCAGAATGCCTGTCAGCTAGTATACTGCACGCCTGATTCAGCCTCCACCCTAGCCCATTATGATACGGCACCGGGCCCAATTATCGAACTAGAACTCTTCTTACAGAGTCTTGGCAGAATCAGCGGGGAAAGAAGACCCTGTTGAGCTTGTCTAGCTTATTCGCTAGTACTGGTTACTGGTCAAGTCTTTcacgaaaaaaaatcatgTCGTTAAGGCATTGGCAAGAAGACATCAGACCTGAACTAACCTGAGAGCCCTGTCTATGTAGCTCTAAAGCGCCAAAGATAACTGAAACCCCTCAAATTTTGAAGTTCGCGTACAGTCTACTATGAACTGAACCAAGGATCACTCAGATAGCGTTCGATGGACTACCAAGTGAATTTCTCTGAGTTTTTGTTAGAAAGAGCCTGCCAGTtctgatataaatatatgagCTACAATCCGGTTACCGAGCTAGGAAAAGCTTATTCGGCGTACTGATCTTCCAGAAGGACCCCTGGATCTGCCCCTGCAATGCACGGTGTCCCGATATCATATAGCTTCACCAGATAGCACGATCGGACTCCGCTCGTCCTTTTGGGTATCAATTGTGGggtgggtctgcctccggcggctggggttGCGCCCCAgactgctcctctcgcttcgctcgactCGTTGCGTTTCCGACACCAGTCATCTCCTGGGAAACTGGAGCAACCAGGCTCTGGGGaggagccccagccgccggaggcagtcccccccctccccagTTTGAGTTTACTGATATTCAGTGATCTTCAAAGCGGACGGTTGGAGCGACGGACTGCTGATCTGCCGAAGGTTCGCCCGGTGCCGCAATCGCTGTAACATAGAATGCGGAATCGGACTCGGAAATACATCTCCAGTTGTAGATGTCGGTTGATTGAGTTGAATGCCGTGATTCGATTCCATGGTTACATCCCCCACTTCGTTATCGACGATCCGATCAGCCAGACGTAGTACGACCTTAGAGTTGGAATTCTGAGTAAACTTTGTTGCTGACGGTAATCAGCGGTAGTCGGCGTGTGTGGTGGACCTTCACCTCTATCAAGACATGATGGGGTATATTGACCTtaatttataataatagttcGTAAGTCACTGTTCGACTGCTGCCGGAAGTTAGTTCATAACGGCACTTAGGAATTGTGATAATTAAGGTGAGAGTCAGGCTAGAAGTGCAATGTTTGGCATGGCCAATGGCCGTGACTGTACTGGATTGGATATCTGCGGCTACTGCTTGTTCTTGTCAAGTCAATCATGGTTTATCTTTTTAAGTAGATCCTGACATCTTATCATAATGCATTGATCCTGCTGACTCTGATCTGATATGCGCCATGTCATATCTTTTTGACAATTGATTGTAACATTATGGATACAGGAAACCCCACTTGAACTGTAACATGTCAGGACGATGTCCGCTTCTTTGCTGAATGTGGTGAAGACGGCCAGTAGATCATGATTTAAATTTACCGCCTGTTCACTATAAATTGCACCGGTACCTTCGTGTGATTTTGGTGTGCATCAAGTTTAAGAGACCCCTCAACAATGGTACAATTACTGGCTTCATTGGCATCTTTACTGTTGGCCAGCAGTGTCAATGGTCTACATGCGCCGGTAAAGTACTGGTGTGGTAAGAAATATAATTCATCGGCTTCCAACTTTG
This window harbors:
- the KHA1 gene encoding Kha1p (Putative K+/H+ antiporter; has a probable role in intracellular cation homeostasis; localized to Golgi vesicles and detected in highly purified mitochondria in high-throughput studies; GO_component: GO:0005794 - Golgi apparatus [Evidence IDA] [PMID 15926887]; GO_component: GO:0016021 - integral component of membrane [Evidence IEA,IEA]; GO_component: GO:0016021 - integral component of membrane [Evidence ISM] [PMID 12192589]; GO_component: GO:0016021 - integral component of membrane [Evidence ISM] [PMID 17176761]; GO_component: GO:0016020 - membrane [Evidence IEA,IEA]; GO_component: GO:0005739 - mitochondrion [Evidence IDA] [PMID 14576278]; GO_component: GO:0005739 - mitochondrion [Evidence IDA] [PMID 16823961]; GO_function: GO:0015297 - antiporter activity [Evidence IEA]; GO_function: GO:0008324 - cation transmembrane transporter activity [Evidence IEA]; GO_function: GO:0015386 - potassium:proton antiporter activity [Evidence IMP,ISS] [PMID 9811642]; GO_function: GO:0015299 - solute:proton antiporter activity [Evidence IEA]; GO_process: GO:0006812 - cation transport [Evidence IEA]; GO_process: GO:1902600 - hydrogen ion transmembrane transport [Evidence IEA]; GO_process: GO:0006811 - ion transport [Evidence IEA]; GO_process: GO:0015672 - monovalent inorganic cation transport [Evidence IMP,ISS] [PMID 9811642]; GO_process: GO:0006813 - potassium ion transport [Evidence IEA]; GO_process: GO:0055085 - transmembrane transport [Evidence IEA]; GO_process: GO:0006810 - transport [Evidence IEA]), encoding MATTAAATAAPTGVPTSTLSQSGVLGGRNPFIYSSSDPLALFIVQSFIIITLSRLLHWPLSYLKQPRVIAEVITGIILGPSVMGHVPNFTNTIFPTASIPNITVVANLGLIMFLFIVGLEVDLGYVRKNLYIALTVGALGMLIPFGLGFVVAIGIYNHEAGGAHVVNFGVYSLFVAVALSITALPVLARILTELRLLRDRVGVIVLSAGIANDLVGWILLALTITLANSTKKGINALYIVLLVVAWFLLLYFGVRKLLTLYLRKSGGFERGPSQFDVCAILILVLVSSFYTDIIGVHPIFGAFIVGVIIPRENDFVVKLTEKIEDFVTVILIPQYFALAGLSANIGLLNDGKSWGYVIAIIAIAFIGKVTGGTLGSRLNGLKWQESLTVGVLMSCKGIVEIVVLTTGLNAHIISAKVFTMFIVMTLVTTFLTTPLTMLVYPVSYRQKLARARSLERRHNLSVNGSTIPSSRIAKIIAHIRDAEAISVLMTLVQLFSNDDARTEQLKIHGVRLCELSQRPSNLIQVTSDTQSDIKNDSLLSVVSAFSQIHNVLFSGDLAYITEGDQASYIVNRHTDLNDLILLTLDQTVTRTESPDGVITASGAWNTTQYPPYFHEVFGHPTGCNLGLFIDRGISVPVTSEESKSWSSRSVSRRIHAIISSTEPNDKLTLHIALQLTESPFVQLTVDVIHPPSKDGHNGGDDDATINSSESWDYVTQVVDAYSSAEFRSRVKLLHSSQEDLRSNINNSFSGEPLTRDIVIIASYTQHNSRSEGEFLGSITQTIISDESLKSSIFICQQN